One window of Aliarcobacter lanthieri genomic DNA carries:
- a CDS encoding PLDc N-terminal domain-containing protein: MEIFIFLSVLILALVVFIFIIYTLIDVVRNEFETNTIKIIWVLIIILFAPPLGSILYFLVGRQQKIKKDF; the protein is encoded by the coding sequence ATGGAAATATTTATATTTTTATCAGTATTAATACTTGCTTTAGTTGTTTTTATATTTATAATCTATACTCTTATAGATGTAGTAAGAAATGAATTTGAAACAAATACTATCAAAATTATATGGGTACTTATCATAATACTTTTTGCTCCACCACTTGGTAGTATATTATATTTTTTAGTAGGAAGACAACAAAAAATAAAAAAAGATTTTTAA
- a CDS encoding replication initiation protein, with amino-acid sequence MKKELVVVQKNSFIRGEFTFLEVRDLKILKLLVSKVNATNKEFEDYYYITKDEVRAFNFNERNIHSYIKRSLRKLSSVFVVVKNDDKEEVEVSLVGKIIYDKKNGIYKVPLSEDLKDYLLDIKDKFTKYRLENLVNLKRKEEIKLYEYLKSISFEIFVISIDNLKTVMEINKKSFDSFFNFHKKLKDTIISINSYTDIHVSFKILKSPKQDKNIQFTVKRFELPKKEILSIEILNLKYQNKNIMLNNAIYTLKTVEIQDGYVIASVLSKELNLLGKLKFYSLEDCDGYFKREILNSF; translated from the coding sequence ATGAAAAAAGAGTTAGTTGTTGTTCAAAAGAATAGTTTTATTAGAGGAGAGTTTACTTTTTTAGAAGTAAGAGATTTAAAAATATTAAAACTATTAGTTTCTAAAGTTAATGCTACAAATAAAGAGTTTGAAGATTACTACTATATTACAAAAGATGAAGTGAGAGCTTTTAATTTTAATGAGAGAAATATACATAGTTATATAAAAAGAAGTCTTAGAAAACTTAGCTCTGTTTTTGTAGTAGTTAAAAATGATGATAAAGAAGAAGTTGAAGTTTCTTTAGTTGGTAAAATAATCTATGATAAGAAAAATGGTATTTATAAAGTTCCATTATCAGAAGATTTAAAAGATTACTTGCTTGATATAAAAGATAAATTTACAAAGTATAGATTAGAAAATCTAGTAAATTTAAAAAGAAAAGAAGAAATTAAACTATATGAATATCTAAAAAGTATTAGCTTTGAAATATTTGTTATATCTATTGATAATCTAAAAACAGTTATGGAAATTAATAAAAAATCATTTGATTCTTTTTTTAACTTCCATAAAAAATTAAAAGATACAATTATCTCAATTAACTCATATACTGATATACATGTAAGTTTTAAAATATTAAAAAGCCCTAAACAAGATAAAAATATTCAATTTACTGTTAAAAGGTTTGAACTACCAAAAAAAGAGATTTTATCAATTGAAATTCTAAATTTAAAATATCAAAATAAAAATATCATGTTAAATAACGCCATATACACGCTTAAAACTGTCGAAATACAAGATGGTTATGTAATTGCATCAGTTTTATCAAAAGAGTTAAATTTACTAGGTAAATTAAAGTTTTATAGTTTAGAGGATTGTGATGGGTATTTTAAGAGAGAAATTTTAAATAGTTTTTAG
- a CDS encoding DMP19 family protein produces the protein MNIVPSKKLIDKLLYMEVDDNDFHQATLNIMYQEWQTNYIGYTYKEILDWFEDTYDSFAKFAVLIGKYNQQVCNGGHIQYFDNGYANGDGGCFYKHSSSIPLHNELIKLFEKTELKEDELSLKVLKILKKFEIEEEDDEILNYDYLRALDSEYYKLCNEFMELINDYIKHKIIGESKC, from the coding sequence ATGAATATAGTACCAAGTAAAAAATTAATAGATAAATTACTTTATATGGAAGTTGATGATAATGATTTCCACCAAGCTACATTAAATATAATGTACCAAGAGTGGCAAACTAATTATATTGGCTATACATATAAAGAGATTCTAGATTGGTTTGAAGATACTTATGATTCATTTGCAAAATTTGCTGTGTTGATTGGAAAATACAATCAACAAGTTTGTAACGGAGGACATATCCAATATTTTGATAATGGATATGCAAATGGAGATGGAGGGTGTTTTTACAAACACTCCTCATCAATACCATTACACAATGAATTAATTAAACTTTTTGAAAAAACTGAACTTAAAGAAGATGAATTATCATTAAAAGTTTTGAAGATACTTAAAAAGTTTGAAATTGAAGAAGAAGATGATGAAATTCTAAATTATGATTATCTAAGAGCATTAGATAGTGAATATTACAAATTATGTAATGAATTTATGGAGTTAATAAATGATTACATAAAACATAAAATTATAGGAGAATCAAAATGTTAG
- a CDS encoding DNA cytosine methyltransferase: MKKNKYTVIDLFSGCGGLSEGFKQSNNFNFLAFVEWEKKPCETLINRLKTKWNYKNAEDIVLRFDLQRTNELINGWENDENYGSNPGLNKLINTDLDIVIGGPPCQAYSIAGRVQDKNGMQDDYRNYLFESYVKVVDKYKPKIFVFENVPGMLSAKPGDIPIIERITNAFNEIGYEISNDLKNKALIDASDYGVPQVRKRVIIIGIQKSLFSDNSQEILNDFYQNILPSFKVNKKMTVKDALSDLTPIYPLLEQDNRKSHEINCNKFCSHTPRFHSLRDQGIFYELALDKLNGTNKYPDTKSLIDLYYQKTGNQSNFHKYNVLEYDKPSNTIPAHLYKDGLRHIHPDPKQARSITPREAARLQSFPDDFEFIGSMGDKYKMIGNAVPPKLSKVISEAILKLLNN; this comes from the coding sequence ATGAAAAAAAATAAATATACTGTTATTGATTTATTTTCAGGCTGTGGTGGATTATCAGAAGGATTTAAACAATCAAATAATTTTAATTTTTTAGCTTTTGTTGAATGGGAAAAGAAACCTTGTGAAACACTAATAAACAGATTAAAAACAAAATGGAACTATAAAAATGCTGAAGATATAGTTTTAAGATTTGATTTACAAAGAACAAATGAATTAATTAATGGTTGGGAAAATGATGAAAATTATGGTTCTAATCCTGGACTTAATAAACTTATAAATACTGATTTAGATATTGTAATAGGTGGTCCACCTTGTCAGGCTTATTCAATAGCGGGTAGAGTTCAAGATAAAAATGGAATGCAAGATGATTATAGAAATTATCTTTTTGAAAGTTATGTAAAAGTTGTTGATAAATATAAACCAAAAATATTCGTATTTGAAAATGTTCCTGGTATGCTAAGTGCTAAACCTGGTGATATACCAATTATAGAAAGAATTACAAATGCTTTCAATGAAATTGGTTATGAAATATCTAATGATTTAAAAAACAAAGCTCTTATAGATGCATCTGATTATGGTGTACCACAAGTAAGAAAAAGAGTAATTATTATTGGTATTCAAAAATCTTTATTTTCAGATAATTCACAAGAGATACTGAATGATTTTTATCAAAATATATTACCATCATTTAAAGTTAATAAAAAAATGACTGTAAAAGATGCATTATCAGATTTAACACCTATTTATCCTTTATTAGAACAAGATAATAGAAAGTCTCATGAAATAAATTGTAATAAATTTTGCAGTCATACTCCTAGATTTCATAGCTTAAGAGATCAAGGTATTTTTTATGAATTAGCATTAGATAAATTAAATGGAACTAATAAATATCCTGATACTAAATCTTTAATTGATTTGTATTACCAAAAAACAGGTAATCAATCAAATTTTCATAAATATAATGTTTTAGAATATGATAAACCTAGCAATACAATTCCTGCTCATTTATATAAAGATGGATTAAGGCATATTCATCCTGATCCAAAACAAGCAAGAAGTATAACTCCTAGAGAGGCAGCTAGATTACAAAGCTTCCCTGATGATTTCGAATTTATTGGAAGCATGGGAGATAAATATAAAATGATAGGAAATGCAGTTCCACCTAAGCTTTCAAAAGTTATTTCGGAAGCAATTTTAAAATTATTAAATAATTAA
- a CDS encoding tyrosine-type recombinase/integrase, whose protein sequence is MKKKKFTKIRENITEVEYQKLLTYLNGKEDLTTNTKNNLRRTFILLYFTGMRVNEVKQLKVKDINTIFEKEELIIVTHKTRKERKLFFSKEAIKQIKKHFVFNVDSKDDDFIITTKGNTSKTPNSSTFIAKVNSFIQEVLGHRYSSHSFRAGIITDMSKSINPKFIKEFIGHSDIKTTMRYIRPTDEDLKKCLIR, encoded by the coding sequence ATGAAAAAGAAAAAATTCACTAAAATTAGAGAAAATATTACAGAAGTTGAGTACCAAAAACTATTAACTTATTTAAATGGGAAAGAAGATTTAACAACTAATACAAAAAACAATCTAAGAAGAACTTTTATTCTATTATATTTTACAGGTATGAGAGTTAATGAAGTAAAACAATTAAAAGTTAAAGATATAAATACTATCTTTGAAAAAGAAGAACTAATTATAGTTACTCATAAAACTAGAAAAGAAAGAAAACTATTCTTTTCAAAAGAAGCAATTAAACAAATTAAAAAACATTTTGTATTTAATGTTGATTCAAAAGATGATGATTTTATAATTACTACAAAAGGAAATACTTCAAAAACTCCAAATAGTTCAACATTTATTGCTAAAGTAAATAGTTTTATTCAAGAAGTTTTAGGACATAGATATTCATCTCACTCTTTTAGAGCAGGAATAATAACAGATATGTCAAAATCTATTAACCCAAAATTTATAAAAGAGTTCATAGGTCATAGTGACATAAAAACCACTATGAGGTATATTAGACCTACAGACGAAGATTTAAAGAAGTGTTTGATAAGGTAA
- a CDS encoding RNA polymerase sigma factor, with protein MQQYYKELVLFVHKMTGDKELSLEIVQETYAKTLERQKEINIENERAFLYKVARNLTFDYSKKNKNKQFIEYDDERNFCSKEEEPDEVLMETKKDELLLEALESLPPYLKEVFVLHFFDGLDKKKIAVILNINVNTVQKYVIRATTQLTKYIEDKDWN; from the coding sequence ATGCAGCAATACTACAAAGAATTAGTTTTATTTGTCCATAAAATGACAGGAGACAAAGAACTATCTTTAGAAATAGTACAAGAAACATATGCAAAAACCTTAGAACGACAAAAAGAAATAAATATAGAAAATGAAAGAGCTTTTTTATATAAAGTTGCTAGAAATCTAACCTTTGACTACTCAAAAAAGAATAAAAATAAACAATTTATTGAATATGATGATGAAAGAAATTTCTGTTCTAAAGAAGAAGAACCAGATGAGGTTTTGATGGAGACAAAAAAAGATGAGTTACTTTTAGAGGCTTTAGAATCTTTACCTCCATATTTAAAAGAGGTTTTTGTTTTACACTTTTTTGATGGTTTAGATAAAAAAAAGATTGCTGTTATATTAAATATAAATGTAAACACAGTACAAAAATATGTTATAAGAGCGACTACACAACTTACAAAATATATAGAAGATAAAGATTGGAATTAA
- a CDS encoding DNA cytosine methyltransferase: MNMNVIDLFSGCGGFSYGFQDAGFHIIAGVDNEQSALNTFKLNHENSEIFNLDLFKNESIEDLAKFGIERGGVDLIIAGPPCQGFSLTGSRNKEDERNKLFYSVFSLAKKLGELGHKPKAIIIENVPGLATLYDGKAKLDIEKQFEIHGYTHNSQILYAPDYGVPQIRKRLFFVGLLKEYGKYEFPKPILKESEYIGCEDAIGDLSPLVDELGSEISDYISKPKSNYQKLMRKGSQKVYNHIGTKHTEDVINVISQVPEGGNHKDLPPGVGTNRKFNEAWTRYHSKKPSKTIDTGHRNHFHYKWHRVPSVRENARLQSFPDRFKVLGTKTQQYRQIGNAVPPLLGYHIAQKLYATLKDFDEKK; the protein is encoded by the coding sequence ATGAATATGAATGTAATAGATTTATTTTCTGGTTGCGGTGGATTTTCTTATGGTTTCCAAGATGCAGGGTTTCATATTATCGCAGGTGTTGATAATGAACAATCTGCATTAAATACTTTTAAATTAAATCATGAAAATTCAGAAATATTTAATTTAGATTTATTTAAAAATGAAAGTATTGAAGATCTTGCAAAATTTGGAATAGAAAGAGGTGGTGTTGATCTTATAATTGCAGGACCACCATGTCAAGGATTTTCTTTAACTGGTTCAAGAAATAAAGAAGATGAGAGAAATAAATTATTCTATTCTGTTTTTTCATTAGCCAAAAAACTTGGAGAACTAGGACATAAACCTAAAGCAATAATCATTGAAAATGTACCTGGATTAGCAACTCTATATGATGGTAAAGCAAAATTGGATATTGAAAAGCAATTTGAAATTCATGGTTATACACATAATTCTCAAATTTTATACGCTCCAGATTATGGGGTTCCACAAATAAGAAAAAGATTATTCTTTGTTGGATTATTAAAAGAATATGGAAAATATGAATTCCCAAAACCTATTTTAAAAGAAAGTGAATATATTGGTTGTGAAGATGCAATAGGAGATTTATCTCCTTTAGTAGATGAACTAGGAAGTGAAATTTCTGATTATATATCTAAACCAAAAAGTAATTATCAAAAATTAATGAGAAAAGGTTCACAAAAAGTTTATAATCATATAGGAACAAAACATACAGAGGATGTAATAAATGTTATTTCTCAAGTACCAGAAGGTGGCAATCATAAAGATCTTCCTCCAGGAGTTGGTACTAATAGAAAATTTAATGAGGCATGGACAAGATATCATAGTAAAAAACCTTCAAAAACTATAGATACTGGACATAGAAATCATTTCCATTACAAATGGCACAGGGTACCAAGCGTAAGAGAGAATGCAAGATTACAATCATTTCCAGATAGATTTAAAGTATTGGGAACAAAAACCCAACAATACAGACAAATTGGAAATGCCGTTCCTCCTTTATTGGGATATCATATTGCTCAAAAATTATATGCTACTTTGAAAGATTTTGATGAAAAAAAATAA
- a CDS encoding recombinase family protein, giving the protein MSKYYAYIRVSTDKQTLENQKHKILEFAFNKKIQIEDFIEVEVSSRKNQKERLIDDLFLKLEINDTLVVTELSRLGRNMLEILNLIEKFNSKNIKLIFINQPELSTDNSALSNLLISIYGYFAQTEREIISERTKQGLAVARAKGKILGRQKGQIVKSMYDEHKEKIEELYKLGLSVQKIVKYIGVGTQPSLRNYIINRLSLFI; this is encoded by the coding sequence ATGAGTAAATATTATGCTTATATTAGAGTATCTACGGACAAACAAACTTTAGAAAATCAAAAACATAAAATCTTAGAATTTGCATTTAATAAAAAAATCCAAATTGAAGATTTTATTGAAGTTGAAGTATCAAGTAGAAAAAATCAAAAAGAAAGATTAATAGATGATTTATTTTTAAAATTAGAAATAAATGATACTTTAGTTGTAACAGAGCTTTCAAGACTTGGAAGAAATATGTTAGAGATTTTAAATCTAATTGAAAAATTTAATTCTAAAAATATAAAACTAATTTTTATAAATCAGCCTGAACTATCAACTGATAACTCTGCTCTATCAAATTTACTAATTTCAATTTATGGATATTTTGCACAAACTGAAAGAGAAATTATTAGTGAGAGAACAAAACAAGGATTAGCTGTTGCAAGAGCTAAAGGAAAAATTCTTGGAAGACAAAAAGGTCAAATTGTAAAATCTATGTATGATGAACATAAAGAAAAAATTGAAGAATTATATAAACTTGGATTATCAGTTCAAAAGATAGTTAAGTATATTGGCGTTGGTACTCAACCATCTTTGAGGAATTACATAATAAATCGACTATCTTTATTTATTTAA
- a CDS encoding TonB-dependent siderophore receptor, with translation MKYSNCKKIVLSFALSLSLYGNESFNLEKQNLEEAIKQIASKSNMPYLVDGKLLKGKTSPKLENIEGTKNALDKVLEGTGLEATIDNNTIIIKEVPTVKVINKTYILDDVSVTSGKSGSAESGYLTDNITGVGLWGKRSLQDTPYSMTVIPQELIENVQANDMAQIFKMNPLTQDGGYQLAGNQENVIRGFSSNNPIINGMPLAYYHSFTTMEDLERIETISGATGFLYGGGRVGGAVNYVMKKPTLEDTRSIKIGNYGGEQYYGHIDLSGQIDDKNIFGYRINALYQDGDSVADVGKEQKYVSLAFDYKPTDNFTMDLNYAHRKLIQENMKSIFYVNTYRPNLDVSKSYSSDWTSTDEENDRVMTNLKWDINDIFTLRSSFLYEKSDRKLIATQSIYTRPDGLYNAYNFKYPTQGQESKNYSANIYLDSKFETFDVNHLLTIGYSENYQKYLMGSYAINIYLEGKTLDEIKNSSLPSAIAPNGLKVPDNKAQYKNILIGDDIVFNEQWSALVGVNYATVIQTSYRSGVQSSKYDKSELTPTLSLMYKPFDDLTTYVTYIESLEQGTIVGDNYSNRGEILDPLVSKQYEVGAKYSLNDSVLLTGALFRIEKANQYSDNATPMPKYVQDGEQIHQGIELTFTGKVTDNLTLFGGGTLMDIEVEKSNDKLQEGKKPINAASKMAKLYAEYNIPMIQGLTVTGGAYYTGEKYGDIYNKDKIPSYTLYDAGLRYKTKFDKFPTTFLLNVSNLTGKDYWASSRYLGDPRSVAFSMKMEF, from the coding sequence ATGAAATATTCAAATTGTAAAAAGATTGTTCTAAGTTTTGCTCTATCTTTAAGCCTTTATGGAAACGAGAGTTTTAATTTAGAAAAACAAAATCTTGAGGAAGCTATCAAACAAATAGCAAGTAAATCAAATATGCCATATTTAGTAGATGGAAAACTTTTAAAAGGTAAAACATCTCCAAAATTAGAAAATATTGAAGGTACAAAAAATGCTCTTGATAAAGTTTTAGAAGGTACAGGACTTGAAGCTACTATTGATAATAATACAATTATTATCAAAGAGGTACCCACTGTAAAAGTTATAAATAAAACATATATATTAGATGATGTATCTGTAACAAGTGGAAAAAGTGGAAGTGCTGAATCTGGATATTTAACTGATAATATAACAGGTGTTGGACTTTGGGGTAAAAGAAGTTTACAAGATACACCTTACTCTATGACAGTAATACCACAAGAACTTATTGAAAATGTACAAGCCAATGATATGGCACAAATATTTAAAATGAACCCTTTAACTCAAGATGGTGGATATCAACTTGCTGGAAATCAAGAAAATGTTATTAGAGGTTTTTCTTCTAATAATCCAATTATAAATGGTATGCCTTTAGCCTATTATCATAGTTTTACAACTATGGAAGATTTAGAGAGAATTGAAACAATTAGTGGTGCAACTGGATTTTTATATGGTGGTGGAAGAGTTGGAGGAGCAGTTAACTATGTGATGAAAAAACCAACTTTGGAAGATACAAGAAGCATAAAAATAGGAAACTATGGAGGTGAGCAATACTATGGACATATAGATTTAAGTGGACAAATAGATGATAAAAATATTTTTGGATATAGGATAAATGCTCTTTACCAAGATGGTGATAGTGTAGCAGATGTAGGAAAAGAGCAAAAATATGTAAGCTTAGCATTTGACTATAAACCAACAGATAACTTTACTATGGATTTAAATTATGCTCATAGAAAATTAATACAAGAAAATATGAAATCTATATTCTATGTAAATACATATCGTCCAAATCTTGATGTTAGTAAAAGTTATTCTTCAGATTGGACATCAACAGATGAAGAAAATGATAGAGTGATGACAAATTTAAAATGGGATATAAATGATATTTTTACTCTTAGAAGTTCATTTCTTTATGAGAAATCTGATAGAAAATTAATTGCTACACAATCAATATATACTAGACCAGATGGTTTATATAATGCTTATAACTTTAAATATCCAACTCAAGGACAAGAATCTAAAAATTATTCAGCTAATATATATTTAGATAGTAAATTTGAGACTTTTGATGTAAATCATCTTTTAACAATAGGTTACTCAGAAAATTATCAAAAATATTTGATGGGTAGCTATGCAATTAATATATATTTAGAAGGAAAAACATTAGATGAAATTAAAAATTCATCTCTTCCAAGTGCAATTGCACCAAATGGATTAAAAGTACCAGATAATAAAGCACAATATAAAAATATATTAATAGGTGATGATATAGTCTTTAATGAACAATGGAGTGCTTTAGTTGGAGTAAATTATGCTACTGTAATTCAAACATCTTATAGGAGTGGAGTTCAAAGTTCAAAATATGATAAATCAGAATTAACTCCTACATTGTCTTTAATGTATAAACCATTTGATGATTTAACAACTTATGTAACATATATAGAGAGCTTAGAACAAGGAACTATTGTTGGAGACAATTATTCGAATAGAGGTGAAATATTAGACCCACTTGTAAGTAAACAATATGAAGTTGGAGCAAAATATAGTTTAAATGATAGTGTATTATTAACAGGAGCACTATTTAGAATAGAAAAGGCAAATCAATACTCTGATAATGCAACTCCAATGCCAAAATATGTTCAAGATGGTGAACAAATACATCAAGGAATTGAACTTACATTTACAGGAAAAGTTACTGATAATCTTACATTGTTTGGTGGTGGAACTTTGATGGATATAGAGGTAGAAAAATCAAATGATAAATTACAAGAAGGTAAAAAACCAATAAATGCAGCTTCTAAAATGGCAAAATTGTATGCAGAGTATAATATTCCTATGATTCAAGGCTTAACTGTAACTGGTGGAGCATATTATACTGGTGAAAAATATGGAGATATTTATAATAAAGATAAAATTCCATCATATACACTTTATGATGCAGGTTTAAGATATAAAACAAAATTTGATAAATTCCCAACTACATTTTTATTAAATGTTTCAAACTTAACTGGGAAAGATTATTGGGCAAGTAGTAGATATTTAGGAGATCCTAGAAGTGTTGCATTTTCTATGAAAATGGAGTTTTAA
- a CDS encoding cytochrome b/b6 domain-containing protein, which translates to MYSGLFKVWHWLNAIVISLLVFTVLLRETFFDKYDNAKIIISKLSEFSINLTNDQAILIAKAIRHPLWEWHIILGYVLCALLIYRFLLIFDKKTVVDKAEDLHMKLVKISYKILYLFIFAEAVTGLLLVFRRDLGIEKDIINFAKDIHEISYYAILIFIPLHIIGVIIKNRKDRNLLNKMV; encoded by the coding sequence ATGTACTCGGGATTATTTAAAGTCTGGCATTGGTTAAATGCAATTGTTATATCACTATTGGTATTTACTGTTCTTTTGAGGGAGACATTTTTTGATAAATATGACAATGCAAAAATAATTATCTCAAAGCTTAGTGAATTTTCTATAAATTTAACAAATGATCAAGCAATTTTAATTGCAAAAGCGATTAGACACCCATTATGGGAATGGCATATTATTTTAGGATATGTCTTATGTGCACTTCTGATTTATCGTTTTTTATTAATTTTTGATAAAAAAACTGTTGTAGATAAAGCTGAAGATTTACATATGAAATTAGTTAAAATATCTTATAAAATACTTTATCTTTTTATTTTTGCTGAAGCTGTCACAGGTTTACTTCTAGTATTTAGAAGAGATTTAGGTATAGAAAAAGATATTATTAATTTTGCAAAAGATATACATGAAATATCATATTATGCAATTTTGATTTTTATTCCTTTACATATAATAGGTGTAATAATTAAAAATAGAAAAGATAGGAATCTATTAAATAAAATGGTTTAA
- a CDS encoding restriction endonuclease PLD domain-containing protein — MFYSSNLDSLIFNMHQHLSNVDELIIISGYVGPVPVSKLSRLPFNTKVYFGMYGEGGIGIALHNNLLHSQTIYQNIDIAYSSSGVHSKCYVWKYQGNIIHALIGSANFSTNGLTTPNREVLTVASRMAYNDLNSYINYVDSISNNCTNITVGQPQIRTNSLSTNIQNNLNICKMTLLDRSGNVPQASGINWGHGNGHVTPNDAYIAIRKEYIRNYQFLFPPKQIAPRINLNQGRQQRHNDIIEILWDDGIVMEGLLEGNQIENGLIYPKQISSFPNKNIMGNYLRQRLRLPQGSLVSYQDLQNYGRFDISVSLQGAGVYNFDFSV; from the coding sequence GTGTTTTATTCTAGCAATCTTGATAGCCTTATATTTAATATGCATCAACATTTATCTAATGTAGATGAACTAATTATTATTTCTGGATATGTAGGGCCTGTACCTGTTTCTAAATTATCTAGATTACCATTTAATACTAAAGTTTATTTTGGTATGTATGGAGAGGGTGGAATAGGTATAGCTTTACATAATAATTTACTTCATTCTCAAACAATTTATCAAAATATAGATATTGCTTATTCTTCTTCTGGGGTACATTCAAAATGTTATGTATGGAAATATCAAGGTAATATTATCCATGCATTAATTGGCTCTGCAAATTTTTCTACAAATGGTTTAACAACACCCAATAGAGAAGTTTTAACTGTTGCATCGAGAATGGCATACAATGATTTGAATTCATATATTAATTATGTTGATTCAATTTCAAATAATTGCACAAATATTACAGTAGGTCAACCACAAATTAGAACGAACTCATTAAGCACTAATATTCAAAATAATTTAAATATATGCAAAATGACTCTTTTAGATAGATCTGGAAATGTACCTCAAGCAAGTGGTATTAATTGGGGGCATGGAAATGGTCATGTTACGCCAAATGATGCTTATATTGCAATAAGAAAAGAATATATCAGAAATTATCAATTTTTATTTCCTCCAAAACAAATTGCTCCTAGAATAAATTTAAATCAAGGACGTCAACAAAGACATAATGATATTATAGAAATACTTTGGGATGATGGAATTGTAATGGAAGGATTATTAGAAGGTAACCAGATTGAGAATGGATTAATTTACCCAAAACAAATAAGCTCATTCCCTAATAAAAATATTATGGGTAATTATTTAAGACAAAGATTAAGATTACCACAAGGATCACTTGTATCATATCAAGATTTGCAAAATTATGGTAGATTTGATATAAGCGTATCCCTACAAGGTGCAGGTGTTTATAATTTTGATTTTTCTGTATAG
- a CDS encoding FecR family protein, with amino-acid sequence MKETIEEKAAYFFTCKKDGFIENQELEFKSWTEENVAHKKAFEKVERLQSLYSSLSKDIKSKISQEVHQNIKSRNSLKKSNFLKIVASIILIVAVSFFAVNEYINFGIKHNFATNTQIQEIDLPDGSKVILDAKTVLDIKYYSDKREVNIINGKALFDVSPDTTKPFIVNANMIKVEVLGTNFEVKNDAEKISVDVISGKVKVGQNQNDEFRDLAVLTNGKHISFDKLNGKMILKDIDVRSIASWKDGVLFFQDYTLEKAIDEFKKYQDVNVLIQKDIKNYTVSGSFSIHDMDKFIFALTKIYPLKVDKKDDSTYIYKKF; translated from the coding sequence ATGAAAGAAACTATAGAAGAAAAAGCAGCTTATTTTTTTACCTGTAAAAAAGATGGTTTTATAGAAAATCAAGAATTAGAGTTCAAATCTTGGACAGAAGAGAATGTAGCACATAAAAAGGCTTTTGAAAAAGTTGAAAGATTGCAATCTCTTTATTCTTCTTTATCAAAAGATATAAAATCAAAAATATCACAAGAAGTTCACCAAAATATAAAAAGTAGAAATAGTTTAAAGAAATCAAATTTTTTAAAAATAGTAGCTTCTATTATTTTGATAGTAGCAGTTAGTTTTTTTGCTGTAAATGAATATATAAATTTTGGAATAAAACATAATTTTGCTACAAACACACAAATACAAGAGATAGATTTACCTGATGGCTCAAAAGTGATTCTTGATGCTAAAACGGTATTGGATATAAAATATTATAGTGATAAAAGAGAAGTAAATATTATAAATGGAAAAGCTCTCTTTGATGTATCACCAGATACAACTAAACCATTTATTGTAAATGCAAATATGATAAAAGTGGAAGTTTTAGGTACAAATTTTGAAGTAAAAAATGATGCAGAGAAAATATCAGTAGATGTAATCAGTGGAAAAGTAAAAGTTGGACAAAATCAAAATGATGAATTTAGAGACTTAGCAGTTTTAACAAATGGAAAGCATATATCCTTTGATAAGCTAAATGGTAAAATGATATTAAAAGATATAGATGTAAGAAGTATTGCTTCTTGGAAAGATGGAGTTTTATTTTTTCAAGATTATACTTTAGAAAAAGCTATAGATGAGTTCAAAAAATATCAAGATGTAAATGTACTAATACAAAAAGATATAAAGAATTACACAGTAAGTGGCTCTTTTTCTATACATGATATGGATAAATTTATATTTGCTCTTACAAAAATATACCCTCTAAAAGTTGATAAAAAGGACGATTCTACATATATTTATAAGAAATTTTAA